From one Humulus lupulus chromosome 8, drHumLupu1.1, whole genome shotgun sequence genomic stretch:
- the LOC133798053 gene encoding derlin-1.1-like, whose amino-acid sequence MSTPLEYYNSLPPVSKFYGMACLMTTGAFYLQLYDSWIIALNYSLVIRKFQVWRLVTNFFFLGPFSFPFAFDLIIILRYGVSLEKGTFDKRTADFVWMFIFGALSLLVMAIIPMLSSPFMGGSLVFMIVYVWSREYPNARINIYGLVSLKGFYLPWAMLALDLLFGVPLMEGILGMVAGHLYYFLTVLYPLSGGKYIFKTPVWVHKIVAYWGKGTQMNSPVERDPFAGVAFRGRSYRLNGTRTRPADDDQQDQRRPNNQADNDGGVFRGRSYRLNGN is encoded by the exons ATGTCTACACCATTAGA ATATTACAATTCTCTTCCACCGGTTAGCAAGTTCTATGGAATGGCCTGTTTGATGACCACAGGAGCCTTCTATCTCCAACTCTATGATTCTTGGATCATTGCACTAAATTATAGCCTCGTGATAAGAAAATTTCAG GTGTGGAGGCTTGTTACCAATTTCTTCTTTCTTGGACCCTTTTCATTTCCATTTGCTTTTGATCTAATAATAAT ACTAAGATATGGTGTATCACTAGAGAAGGGAACTTTTGACAAGAGAACAGCAGACTTTGTATGGATGTTTATCTTCGGAGCTCTATCACTTCTG GTGATGGCTATTATTCCAATGTTATCATCTCCATTTATGGGAGGTTCACTGGTTTTCATGATCGTCTATGTATGGAGCCGTGAATACCCAAATGCACGTATCAACATATACGGCCTTGTATCATTGAAG GGTTTCTATCTTCCATGGGCAATGCTAGCACTAGATTTACTATTTGGAGTGCCATTAATGGAAGGCATTCTAGGAATGGTGGCAGGGCATCTTTATTACTTTCTTACTGTGCTTTATCCTCTCTCTGGTGGGAAGTACATTTTCAAGACTCCTGTCTGGGT TCACAAAATAGTGGCATATTGGGGAAAGGGAACTCAAATGAATTCGCCAGTGGAGAGAGATCCATTTGCAGGAGTTGCCTTCCGAGGAAGAAGCTACCGTCTCAATGGGACTCGAACGAGGCCCGCCGATGATGATCAGCAGGATCAACGCCGCCCTAACAATCAAGCTGATAATGATGGGGGAGTTTTCCGTGGAAGGAGTTACCGTCTCAATGGAAATTAG